Proteins from one Leptospira meyeri genomic window:
- a CDS encoding rhodanese-like domain-containing protein: protein MKLKYLTIFTVLIIHILGCKGLPEYLFLPQSMKLDLTPFLFRVYSPGELATLSNSDYNLNESGLITSTKFSRFLSNWSNNRPVGVSGNLIVFQIQTSGVTSGRYVFFDGKQSFAYPIANLPDLLTDTRDDGVLNIDGVVPKGKKISDFFAIYGIDPAIDYVVFAQDTSSLTNLSSATFAYYSLLYWGFPKERLAILNGSIADLTAANSIFTTPSYSYVNSNRAGSIKTLFRDQTVLQLTIGDLIHAIKNGNTNLEEVDPIPSEGFFLIDGRPNASFTGATNSTASGSKYANCTAKTNSTFVTNTCVVTYEGRVKSSTNLVPTDLYDGTTFQFKSFVQLQTYLNNTGYPTNKQIYVYGEDASKGSLVWFVLHQILGKPTRLYEGGWKQFGALGLRTPSSGSSPSAITQPASYWRTDIATLSESNTANADNNVPNYQLDISRQYSKTANKLRTEDKAFLRGSSSGGSSGGGGGAPSGGGGNACGG from the coding sequence ATGAAACTTAAATACTTAACTATATTCACTGTTTTAATCATCCATATCCTAGGTTGCAAAGGTCTGCCGGAATATCTGTTTTTACCACAGAGTATGAAACTAGACCTAACTCCTTTTTTATTTCGTGTTTATTCACCTGGAGAACTGGCAACATTATCCAATTCTGATTATAACTTAAATGAAAGTGGACTCATTACTTCAACCAAGTTCTCTCGTTTTTTATCTAACTGGAGTAACAATCGACCTGTTGGAGTATCTGGAAATTTAATTGTTTTTCAGATCCAAACCTCTGGTGTGACAAGCGGTCGCTATGTCTTCTTTGATGGAAAACAAAGTTTTGCCTATCCCATTGCAAATTTACCTGATTTGCTAACGGATACAAGAGATGATGGAGTTTTAAATATTGATGGAGTTGTACCTAAAGGGAAAAAAATATCTGATTTTTTTGCCATTTACGGAATTGATCCTGCCATTGATTACGTTGTATTTGCACAGGATACGTCTTCACTGACCAATCTTTCCTCTGCAACTTTTGCTTATTATTCCCTACTGTATTGGGGATTCCCAAAAGAAAGGTTAGCTATCTTAAATGGTTCCATTGCTGATTTAACAGCTGCTAATAGTATATTTACAACACCATCCTATTCTTATGTGAATAGCAATCGAGCAGGAAGTATCAAAACTCTTTTTCGAGACCAAACTGTTTTGCAACTTACAATCGGAGATTTAATTCATGCGATTAAAAATGGGAACACAAATTTGGAAGAGGTAGATCCAATACCATCGGAAGGTTTTTTCCTAATTGATGGTAGACCAAATGCATCCTTTACTGGGGCAACAAATTCAACTGCTTCCGGATCAAAATATGCCAATTGCACAGCCAAAACAAATTCAACCTTTGTTACGAATACTTGCGTAGTGACATATGAAGGAAGAGTTAAATCTTCAACAAATTTAGTTCCTACCGATTTGTATGATGGGACTACATTCCAATTTAAATCCTTTGTGCAGCTTCAAACCTATTTAAACAATACAGGATATCCAACAAACAAACAAATCTACGTTTATGGAGAAGATGCAAGTAAAGGGTCCCTTGTTTGGTTTGTATTACACCAAATTCTTGGTAAACCAACAAGATTGTATGAAGGAGGATGGAAACAATTCGGTGCACTTGGACTTCGAACTCCATCTTCCGGATCAAGCCCAAGTGCCATCACACAACCTGCTTCTTATTGGAGAACCGACATCGCTACTCTTTCCGAAAGTAATACCGCAAATGCCGACAACAATGTTCCCAATTACCAACTCGATATTTCAAGACAATATTCGAAAACAGCAAACAAACTCCGAACAGAAGACAAAGCCTTTTTACGAGGATCTTCTTCTGGTGGATCTTCGGGCGGAGGCGGAGGTGCTCCATCCGGTGGTGGTGGAAATGCTTGCGGAGGATAA
- a CDS encoding helix-turn-helix domain-containing protein, which yields METEIESFSASTENDRNVDEVLTVVLGETLKRRRLELGLSMEKLSQLSTVSRGMLGLIESGKTTPSIGILWKLSKSLRIPIGEMIPDLFAQSPRFIGATEGRRWISPKNTAESRIFYQEERDRLSIVEWKLATGKVTQFGHLPTAFDIKVYQVSGQSKIKLKTKELFLETSDSAFFPISELESIENESPVESKFLWIASKKVR from the coding sequence ATGGAAACAGAAATTGAAAGTTTTTCGGCCTCAACAGAAAACGATAGAAATGTAGATGAAGTTTTGACGGTTGTTCTCGGAGAAACCTTAAAACGGAGAAGGCTTGAGTTAGGGTTATCAATGGAAAAACTTTCTCAGCTATCAACCGTAAGCCGGGGAATGCTCGGACTCATTGAATCAGGCAAAACCACACCCAGCATCGGTATTTTATGGAAATTATCAAAATCACTCCGGATTCCGATTGGAGAAATGATTCCTGATTTGTTTGCACAATCGCCTCGGTTTATCGGGGCAACCGAAGGAAGACGTTGGATTTCACCCAAAAATACAGCCGAATCCCGTATTTTTTACCAAGAGGAACGGGATCGTTTAAGTATCGTCGAGTGGAAACTGGCAACCGGGAAAGTCACTCAATTCGGACATTTGCCAACAGCTTTTGATATCAAAGTCTACCAAGTAAGCGGACAATCCAAAATTAAACTAAAAACAAAAGAGTTATTTTTGGAAACATCTGATAGTGCTTTTTTCCCAATTTCGGAATTGGAATCAATTGAAAATGAATCCCCAGTAGAATCCAAATTCCTTTGGATCGCTTCAAAAAAGGTAAGGTAA
- a CDS encoding DUF4395 domain-containing protein: protein MKIGYYPDVVNENVTRIVASTVVFLGVTAILFPNAYVLGLLFIGFTLRLSYGPKFEPFAFFTSRYLVPWLGISFVGVAGPPKRFAQLVGFVFSLSAIIFFTLGYSFAYQITLATLVFFASLESFLGWCAGCFAFGLLMKLGIIPEEICERCNNLNFNK, encoded by the coding sequence ATGAAAATTGGATATTATCCGGATGTGGTCAATGAAAATGTCACAAGAATTGTTGCTTCAACAGTCGTGTTCCTTGGTGTAACCGCTATTTTATTTCCGAATGCCTATGTGCTCGGACTTCTTTTCATTGGATTTACTCTACGATTGAGTTATGGACCAAAGTTTGAACCATTTGCTTTTTTTACCTCTCGGTATTTAGTGCCTTGGCTTGGAATTTCTTTTGTTGGAGTGGCAGGGCCACCAAAACGATTTGCTCAGTTGGTTGGATTTGTCTTTAGTTTGAGTGCAATCATTTTCTTTACTTTGGGTTATTCATTCGCTTACCAAATCACTCTGGCTACACTTGTTTTTTTCGCTTCACTTGAATCTTTTTTAGGATGGTGTGCTGGTTGTTTTGCCTTTGGTTTACTCATGAAACTGGGAATCATTCCAGAAGAAATTTGTGAACGATGCAACAACCTAAACTTCAATAAATAG
- a CDS encoding sulfurtransferase, with amino-acid sequence MKVFCGYGIYLFSLSLFWAFWLPLSAGPKAQSGETQETPWFLSKESSLPFTQFTILDVRSSLQRWKNKVPGSKVISWEELSRTDAPHKGELLELKLVRKRIYDLGIKENDSILVLGDGTGGWGEEGRIVWSLREAGFSQAFWLDGGFETFEKEIQKKTNSKSESNISSTTKFPKPNSNLSYGIQKEELVKSLPSKEYQILDTREPREYIGATPYGESRGGHIPGAKSAFYQELFDAKGRIKSKAEVELYLKRLGIQKEKPIVAYCTGGVRSAFVVGILRTYGYNAYNYAGSMWEWSHDPKLPLETGN; translated from the coding sequence GTGAAAGTATTCTGTGGTTATGGGATTTATCTTTTTTCTTTGTCTCTGTTTTGGGCTTTTTGGCTTCCATTGAGTGCAGGGCCCAAGGCCCAGTCAGGAGAAACCCAAGAAACCCCTTGGTTTCTTTCCAAAGAATCCTCTCTTCCATTCACTCAGTTTACTATCCTAGACGTACGTTCCTCCTTACAACGTTGGAAAAATAAGGTTCCAGGTTCCAAAGTCATCTCATGGGAAGAGCTATCGAGAACGGATGCTCCGCATAAAGGGGAATTGTTAGAATTAAAATTAGTGCGTAAAAGAATTTATGATTTAGGAATCAAAGAAAATGACAGTATACTTGTGTTAGGTGACGGCACTGGCGGATGGGGAGAAGAGGGACGCATCGTTTGGAGTCTACGTGAAGCTGGTTTTTCACAAGCCTTTTGGTTGGATGGCGGATTTGAAACTTTTGAAAAGGAAATTCAAAAGAAAACAAATTCTAAATCAGAAAGTAATATAAGTTCGACAACGAAATTTCCTAAACCAAATTCCAATCTATCCTATGGGATCCAAAAAGAGGAACTCGTGAAAAGTTTACCCTCAAAAGAGTATCAAATCCTTGATACTCGGGAGCCGAGAGAATATATCGGAGCCACACCATATGGCGAATCCCGCGGGGGGCATATCCCTGGAGCTAAATCTGCATTTTACCAAGAGTTATTCGATGCAAAAGGTCGAATCAAATCTAAGGCCGAAGTAGAACTTTATTTAAAACGTTTGGGTATCCAAAAAGAAAAACCAATTGTTGCTTATTGTACGGGAGGGGTCCGGTCTGCTTTTGTCGTTGGAATTCTTCGCACTTATGGTTATAATGCTTATAACTATGCGGGTTCTATGTGGGAATGGTCTCACGATCCGAAACTTCCTTTGGAAACTGGAAATTGA
- a CDS encoding multiheme c-type cytochrome, with protein MVSRSETSFGNWKLKRNIYILFFLFLILSSSFFIYLNQRLVPIEQVFPGKVWAKPIENLTDLKAVGPPTAKNCGNCHTEIYEEWKRSTHANALSDIQFQSELAKPSSPKWICLNCHIPVQNQRETIITGLKNGDYFRPIEIANPSFNPEMKEEGVTCATCHVRVDSETKESYVIGGTGGTSPPHPIKIDRKQLLSRCYDCHNETYTLNESLVCSFQTGTELLATKSNESCSSCHQPEVRRSFVKSSLKKPIRTSHKHGFIGGGVPKTFELYSDQIRLGYKPGMILSNIKVENNSVELKLTNTNADHHVTTGDPERFYRLTLIGLNKDGKTIFKQETTIGQEWSWSPTAKKVSDSRIQSGKDFIWKLKQTDTEIESYLFQAVHVRLKDKTSDYMILSSGYLSSPYKEKVEKMKDLYPHSSIIIESIYHLKTKFRKDTPLEELFRRNVQRKGE; from the coding sequence ATGGTCTCACGATCCGAAACTTCCTTTGGAAACTGGAAATTGAAACGAAATATTTACATTTTATTTTTTCTTTTTCTTATTTTAAGTTCGAGTTTTTTTATTTATCTCAACCAAAGATTAGTTCCCATTGAACAAGTGTTTCCTGGAAAGGTTTGGGCAAAACCAATTGAAAACCTAACAGATTTAAAAGCAGTTGGGCCACCGACTGCAAAAAATTGTGGGAATTGCCACACAGAAATTTATGAAGAGTGGAAACGTTCCACCCATGCCAATGCCCTCTCTGATATCCAATTTCAATCAGAATTAGCAAAACCAAGTTCACCAAAATGGATTTGTTTGAATTGTCATATCCCTGTACAAAATCAAAGAGAAACAATCATCACGGGTCTAAAAAATGGAGATTATTTCCGACCGATAGAAATCGCAAACCCCAGTTTCAACCCTGAGATGAAAGAAGAGGGTGTCACTTGTGCTACCTGCCATGTTCGTGTGGATTCTGAAACTAAAGAAAGTTATGTGATTGGTGGTACAGGCGGAACTTCACCACCCCATCCCATAAAAATTGATCGTAAACAATTGCTAAGTCGTTGTTACGATTGTCATAATGAAACTTATACTTTAAACGAATCTCTTGTTTGTTCCTTTCAGACGGGGACTGAACTCCTCGCGACAAAATCAAATGAATCCTGTTCTTCATGTCACCAACCAGAAGTTCGTCGATCTTTTGTAAAATCATCCTTAAAGAAACCAATCCGAACATCACACAAACATGGATTTATTGGTGGAGGTGTTCCAAAAACTTTTGAATTGTATTCTGACCAAATCCGATTGGGTTACAAGCCAGGGATGATCCTTTCAAACATAAAAGTGGAAAACAATTCTGTAGAATTAAAACTGACTAATACAAATGCGGACCATCATGTCACGACAGGAGATCCTGAGAGGTTTTATCGGCTAACACTCATTGGCCTAAACAAAGATGGTAAAACTATTTTTAAACAAGAAACTACTATTGGGCAAGAATGGTCTTGGTCTCCTACTGCCAAAAAAGTTAGTGATTCGCGGATCCAATCAGGAAAAGATTTCATTTGGAAATTGAAACAAACGGATACTGAGATTGAATCTTATCTTTTCCAAGCGGTCCACGTTCGTTTAAAGGATAAAACTTCAGACTATATGATCCTTTCTTCTGGTTACCTTTCGTCTCCGTATAAAGAAAAAGTGGAAAAAATGAAAGATTTGTATCCTCATAGTTCAATTATCATTGAATCAATTTATCATTTGAAAACAAAATTTAGAAAAGACACTCCTTTAGAAGAACTATTTCGAAGGAACGTACAAAGAAAAGGTGAATAA
- a CDS encoding glycosyltransferase family 2 protein, translating into MNKVLCIIPARDEEEGISRALNGLIVGSGLNKSQFIVVNNASKDQTPTIVREMGLLILDCPEIGYGNACLVALDWINKSKLDPEYILFCDADGSDDPSDIQKLIRVINETKADLVIGSRIIGNVERGALSPIQIFGNALTCFLILLFFRRKFTDMGPLRIVKFASFLKLQMQDPTWGWNIEMHVKALQLGLDIREISVNYRKRFAGVSKISGTLSMSLRVGIKILYTFFRLLIFRVH; encoded by the coding sequence GTGAATAAAGTTCTTTGTATCATTCCAGCAAGAGATGAGGAGGAAGGTATCTCCCGTGCGTTAAATGGTCTTATTGTTGGTTCTGGGTTAAATAAATCTCAGTTTATTGTCGTCAACAATGCATCAAAAGACCAAACTCCAACAATTGTCAGAGAAATGGGTTTATTGATATTGGATTGTCCTGAAATTGGATATGGAAACGCATGTTTGGTGGCATTGGATTGGATCAATAAATCAAAATTGGATCCCGAGTATATTTTGTTCTGCGATGCGGATGGTTCCGATGATCCTTCTGACATTCAAAAATTGATTCGGGTGATAAACGAAACAAAAGCTGATTTGGTCATTGGTTCAAGGATCATTGGGAATGTCGAAAGAGGTGCGTTGTCCCCCATCCAAATTTTTGGAAATGCCCTTACTTGTTTTTTGATCCTACTTTTTTTCCGACGTAAGTTTACGGATATGGGCCCTCTTCGCATTGTAAAATTTGCATCCTTTCTCAAATTGCAAATGCAAGATCCAACTTGGGGATGGAATATTGAAATGCATGTAAAGGCTTTACAACTTGGATTGGATATTCGTGAAATTTCGGTCAATTATCGAAAACGATTTGCCGGTGTCTCAAAAATTTCTGGAACATTATCGATGTCCTTACGTGTTGGTATTAAAATTTTATACACTTTCTTTCGGTTATTAATTTTCCGTGTCCACTAA
- a CDS encoding TIGR04282 family arsenosugar biosynthesis glycosyltransferase, with the protein MEKNKLIIFAKQPERGKVKTRLAVSIGEVQTLKIYLELLEITKKITSTLSVEKIVYWDHLHLGNTLEFEFGDSKKVQAEGDLGLKMKIAFENEFRSNFGKVLIIGTDCPFLTKEILEKAYHSLDDTDFVIGPAKDGGYYLLGMREFFPFVFDSIPWSTSEVLPLTLDVIRKNKKTVTLLTELNDIDDIFDLKDWKGPL; encoded by the coding sequence ATGGAAAAAAACAAATTAATCATCTTCGCAAAACAACCTGAACGTGGAAAAGTAAAAACTCGCCTAGCAGTGAGTATCGGAGAAGTTCAAACTTTAAAGATTTATTTGGAACTCCTTGAGATCACAAAAAAAATTACGTCAACCCTCTCGGTAGAAAAAATTGTTTATTGGGATCACCTTCATCTAGGAAACACTTTAGAATTTGAATTTGGTGATTCAAAGAAAGTCCAAGCAGAAGGAGATCTTGGATTAAAAATGAAAATTGCCTTTGAGAATGAATTTCGATCAAACTTTGGGAAGGTCTTGATCATTGGAACCGATTGTCCCTTTTTAACAAAAGAAATTTTAGAGAAAGCATATCATAGTTTAGATGATACTGATTTTGTGATAGGTCCAGCAAAGGATGGAGGGTATTATCTTTTGGGAATGAGGGAATTTTTTCCCTTTGTTTTTGATTCCATTCCTTGGAGCACTAGTGAAGTTCTTCCGCTTACACTTGATGTCATTCGAAAGAACAAAAAAACTGTGACTTTACTTACAGAGCTAAATGATATTGATGATATCTTTGACCTCAAAGATTGGAAAGGTCCACTTTAG
- a CDS encoding OmpA family protein, which translates to MRHLLLNKGLRLLLLTYTVQYYLFTKDLIAQEGYVFENPYKKKEQVSDEKSFTIYFSNHSSKISKSDLVRLQPVADFLNQNRNYCVYIHAHANEGKTTSEDIAISEKRSLEVERFFLIHFVEPNQIRRLFYGNAKSPNKTKEHQALNRRVEIKLQPLP; encoded by the coding sequence ATGCGCCATCTACTTTTAAACAAAGGTCTCCGCTTGCTTTTGTTAACTTACACCGTTCAATATTATTTATTCACAAAAGATCTAATAGCGCAGGAAGGATATGTCTTCGAAAATCCTTATAAAAAGAAAGAACAGGTTTCTGATGAAAAATCATTTACAATCTACTTTTCGAATCATTCTTCCAAAATTTCTAAATCAGATTTAGTTCGATTACAACCCGTCGCCGATTTTTTAAACCAAAATCGAAACTACTGTGTTTACATTCATGCGCATGCAAATGAAGGGAAAACGACTTCTGAAGATATCGCAATTAGCGAAAAAAGGTCTTTAGAAGTGGAACGTTTTTTTTTGATTCACTTTGTGGAACCGAATCAAATCAGAAGATTGTTTTATGGAAATGCAAAATCACCTAACAAAACGAAGGAACACCAAGCTCTTAACCGACGAGTCGAAATAAAACTACAGCCACTCCCCTAA
- the lpxD gene encoding UDP-3-O-(3-hydroxymyristoyl)glucosamine N-acyltransferase produces MKLKDLAEQLGASFTGSGDLEINGIKDLEHHTPVDPNSIYYVASKKYLAKHKKASDVKVALTIDSLASQFPNAIIIPEEGSKVKFIQVVSLFEKKPKHSASISSKASIHPSAKLGKDVTIMDFAVIQENVVIGDRAVIYPNVVLESDVEIGEETVLKSGVVVYYNCKLGKRNLIHSNTVIGADGFGFYDYAGIRYKVPQIGNVIIGDEVEMGAHCTVDRAALESTTIGNFTKFDDHVHVGHNCRVGNYVYIAGATVLAGSVTIEDGCFLAGQSAVAEHLTMKKGSILMGLSGLTEDSKEKTAYFGIPARPALEMHRIHSSLPVLPEIAKDFSKRKKLES; encoded by the coding sequence ATGAAACTAAAAGATTTAGCTGAACAATTAGGTGCAAGTTTCACCGGATCCGGTGACTTAGAAATCAATGGGATCAAAGATTTGGAGCACCATACTCCCGTAGATCCAAATAGTATTTATTACGTAGCATCCAAAAAATACCTGGCAAAACACAAAAAAGCTTCGGATGTAAAAGTAGCTTTAACAATCGACTCGCTCGCTTCACAATTTCCTAATGCTATCATTATCCCAGAAGAAGGTTCTAAGGTAAAATTCATTCAAGTTGTCTCTTTGTTTGAAAAAAAACCAAAACATTCGGCTTCTATTTCCTCTAAAGCTAGTATCCATCCTTCCGCCAAACTTGGAAAAGATGTGACAATCATGGACTTTGCTGTGATCCAAGAAAATGTAGTCATTGGTGATCGAGCAGTTATTTATCCCAATGTAGTTTTGGAATCAGATGTAGAAATTGGTGAAGAAACAGTTTTAAAATCTGGAGTTGTCGTATATTATAATTGTAAGTTGGGAAAAAGAAATTTGATTCATTCTAATACTGTAATAGGTGCGGATGGGTTTGGATTTTATGATTATGCCGGCATCCGTTACAAAGTTCCCCAGATTGGAAACGTCATCATTGGTGATGAAGTAGAAATGGGTGCACATTGCACTGTGGATCGAGCCGCTCTTGAATCCACTACTATTGGGAATTTTACAAAGTTTGATGACCATGTCCATGTGGGTCATAATTGTCGTGTTGGAAATTACGTTTATATTGCTGGAGCGACTGTTCTTGCTGGCTCTGTTACGATTGAAGATGGATGTTTTCTTGCTGGACAATCTGCTGTTGCGGAACACCTAACAATGAAAAAAGGTTCAATTCTTATGGGATTATCGGGACTTACAGAAGATTCAAAAGAAAAAACCGCATATTTTGGAATTCCTGCAAGGCCAGCATTGGAAATGCATCGAATTCATAGTTCATTGCCAGTGTTACCAGAAATTGCAAAAGATTTTTCAAAAAGAAAGAAGTTGGAGTCTTAA
- a CDS encoding arsenate reductase family protein gives MNLQIFGTKKCKDTKKAQLFFQERRVNFQFINLQEKEMSKGELRSILGSVSLDDLIDTESKVYEDKNLKYMLYDKEEALLENPLLFKTPIVRDGKRATIGFVPDVWKQWILESKK, from the coding sequence ATGAATCTCCAAATCTTCGGAACCAAAAAATGCAAAGATACGAAGAAGGCACAACTCTTCTTCCAAGAACGTCGCGTAAATTTTCAGTTCATCAACCTGCAAGAAAAAGAGATGAGCAAGGGAGAACTTCGTTCCATCCTCGGTAGTGTCAGTTTAGATGACTTGATTGATACAGAATCCAAAGTTTACGAAGACAAAAATCTCAAATATATGTTATACGATAAAGAAGAGGCCTTACTCGAAAACCCTCTTCTCTTCAAAACTCCAATCGTTCGAGATGGAAAACGTGCTACCATCGGATTTGTTCCAGATGTCTGGAAACAGTGGATCTTAGAATCTAAAAAATAA
- a CDS encoding LIC_11366 family protein has protein sequence MSRCIVILSLLVFMISSLTLGNLAAEPSGIEVGMRYGAGERIPGRFDGDLKQFSSTFNPLVFSDVSLSGGKSTNLYEGFVRFLLDSRSRVGFVIGRNDWQMLHLTEATSDMYYTKLRSEIYSYHVLGMYYFSMPIFRNWEWENGLGIGFTSADWNIRGYSIGELPPDTQYFNQKGRLRGSGLAYRAETAINHRLYENTFFQIGLGYHHVAIDKFSGNYNGETSSFYIRADGKVGVIDDTRILDATVSTAQTFRRLDMNTGSWVLYFSVFQRFLD, from the coding sequence ATGTCAAGATGTATTGTGATCCTTTCTCTATTGGTTTTTATGATTTCTTCTCTAACCCTTGGCAACTTAGCCGCCGAACCATCCGGGATCGAAGTGGGAATGCGATATGGTGCTGGTGAACGAATTCCAGGTCGATTTGACGGTGACCTAAAACAGTTCTCTTCCACCTTTAATCCATTGGTTTTTTCTGACGTTAGTTTGAGCGGAGGAAAGTCTACCAACTTGTATGAAGGTTTTGTCCGTTTCCTTTTGGATTCTAGATCAAGGGTTGGGTTTGTTATTGGCAGAAATGATTGGCAAATGCTACACCTAACAGAAGCTACAAGTGATATGTATTACACAAAACTTAGGTCAGAAATTTACTCCTACCATGTCCTTGGGATGTATTACTTTTCAATGCCTATCTTTCGGAATTGGGAATGGGAAAATGGATTGGGTATTGGATTTACATCTGCCGATTGGAACATAAGAGGATATTCCATTGGGGAGTTACCTCCGGATACTCAATACTTTAATCAAAAAGGTAGGCTTAGGGGAAGTGGGCTCGCGTATCGAGCAGAAACTGCCATCAATCATAGGTTATACGAAAATACATTTTTTCAAATTGGCCTTGGTTATCATCATGTTGCTATTGATAAGTTTAGCGGAAACTATAATGGAGAGACTTCAAGTTTCTATATTCGGGCCGACGGGAAAGTCGGTGTGATTGATGACACTCGAATCTTAGATGCCACTGTGAGCACTGCACAAACTTTTCGAAGGTTAGATATGAATACGGGATCATGGGTTCTTTATTTTTCAGTCTTCCAAAGGTTTTTGGATTGA